The Arcobacter porcinus sequence TAATTGTATAAAAATGGGTAAAAAAGTAGCATTTACATATAAAAAAGAGAGATCAGTAGATGAATCAATAAAATATCTACAATTCTCTCATCCTTTCCAAAATATTAAGAATAAAAGTCAAATAGAGTTTGCTATTAAAAGAGCTTTTGATACTTTTCCACCACTTCCAGCATTTTATGAATAAATTATAAAAACTAGCTAAAAAAGCCCAAACTTTTTATCTAGTTTTAATATTATAAAGTATATAATTTCGTCCACTTAAATTACTGGGGTATCGCCAAGCGGTAAGGCAACGGTTTTTGGTACCGTCACCCGAAGGTTCGAATCCTTCTACCCCATCCAAATTTAAGTTTTTTATGGTGAGGTTGGAGAGTGGTCAAATCCTGCGGACTGTAAATCCGCCGCCTACGGCTTCGAAGGTTCAAATCCTTCTCTCACCACCACTTTTTTTTAGCGTGGTTCGATAGCTCAGTCGGTAGAGCAAAGGATTGAAAATCCTTGTGTCGACAGTTCGATTCTGTCTCGAACCACCACTTATAATCTATCAAATGAATTAATCTTTTATTATATTTCTTCTGTTATAATCACTTTTTATTTACAATTATTAAAAGGATTATTTATATGGCTAAAATAGGAATATTGGTTGGTAGTTCAAACAACAATTTAAAACTTGCTCAAGAATTTAACAAAATCATAATAGAAAAAAATTTAGAAGGTGAAATTATAAATCTTGTTGATTATAATCTACCTTTATATAGTACAAACGAAGAAGAGAAAAATGGGATTCCTGAATCTGTTCTTGATTTAGCAACAAAAATTATGGATTTAAAAGCTTTTATTATTATTGCTCCTGAATATAATGGAGTTATGCCTCCTGTATTAAACAATGCGATGGCTTGGACTTCAAGATCAACTTCAAATTGGAGAGATGCTTTTGATAATAAAATTGTAGCTTTAGCAACTCACAGTGGAGGTGGAGGTCAAAAAGGTCTTCAAGCTATGAGAATAATGTTTCAACACCTAGGAGCAAATATTCTAGCTAGAGAGATTATTACAAATTATGAAAAATCACTAAATAGAAATAGTGCTGAAGCTATGATTGATACTCTTGTTAGACTAGCAAACGCTTAATATTTTTAACCATACTATTTCATTTAGTATGGTTAATCCTCGATTTTATCACTTGGAGTATGAATATAATACCCTTGAGCATAATCAACACCTAGCTCTTTTACTTTGTCATATATCTCTTTACTTGATACATACTCTGCTATTATTTTAAATCCTTGATCTTTTGCAAAACCAATTATCATACTAACAATATTTTGATGCCCTTTACTAAATATAATATCTTTTATTAAAGATCCATCAATTTTAATATAATCTGCTCTCATCTTTACAAGATTTTCAAAATTTGAATATCCACTACCAAAGTCATCTATAGCAAATCTACAATTTTTAGTTGTAAATCTATTTATAAAATCTTCTAATATCACAAAATCTTCTATCTCTTCACTCTCAACTATTTCTATAACTAATTTTGAACCAATATTATATTCATCAATTTTATCAAATAGATAGTCTTGTATATCTTCATCTTTTATATCTTCA is a genomic window containing:
- a CDS encoding NADPH-dependent FMN reductase, producing the protein MAKIGILVGSSNNNLKLAQEFNKIIIEKNLEGEIINLVDYNLPLYSTNEEEKNGIPESVLDLATKIMDLKAFIIIAPEYNGVMPPVLNNAMAWTSRSTSNWRDAFDNKIVALATHSGGGGQKGLQAMRIMFQHLGANILAREIITNYEKSLNRNSAEAMIDTLVRLANA